One Mycolicibacterium parafortuitum DNA segment encodes these proteins:
- the panD gene encoding aspartate 1-decarboxylase — protein sequence MQRTLLGGKIHRATVTQADLHYVGSITVDAELMISAGIIEGEQVHVVDVTTGARIITYVITGTPGSGVIGINGAAAHLISPGNLVIIMSFLQIEESQAHQHLPKVVHVDGANRIVALGSDPSEPVPGSANQMAGA from the coding sequence ATGCAGCGAACATTGCTCGGAGGAAAGATCCACAGGGCTACGGTGACCCAAGCCGATCTGCACTACGTGGGATCGATCACCGTCGACGCCGAGTTGATGATCTCGGCCGGCATCATCGAGGGCGAGCAGGTGCATGTCGTCGACGTCACCACGGGGGCCCGCATCATCACCTACGTCATCACCGGCACGCCGGGCAGCGGGGTCATCGGAATCAACGGTGCTGCGGCACATCTGATTTCGCCCGGGAATCTGGTGATCATCATGTCGTTCCTGCAGATCGAGGAATCACAGGCGCATCAGCATCTGCCGAAGGTGGTTCACGTCGATGGAGCCAACCGGATCGTCGCGCTGGGCTCCGATCCGTCCGAGCCGGTACCTGGATCGGCCAACCAGATGGCAGGAGCCTGA
- a CDS encoding lysine N(6)-hydroxylase/L-ornithine N(5)-oxygenase family protein, translated as MTDSDTRTTNGHQPVLDLVGVGFGPSNLALAVALNEYNENATLPITAEFVEVKPEFGWHTGMLLPGTTMQISFLKDLATQRNPKSEFTFLNYLTERGRLTEFINFKTFFPTRLEFHDYLAWAAEKVGATVRYGSRVTSVREVDGIFEIEVTGGRETRLRARNVVIAGGLEAQLPPGVTKSARQIHNHNFLHDLECLPSRDHNRFVVVGAGQSAAEVCAYLHDQPDVEVHGVFAKYGYSPADDSPYANRVFDPVAVDDFYSAAPGVRRQLIDYHRSTNYSAVDLPLIEHLYAREYAERVADRRRLFMRGASSVHATEEHDTGVSVEIVHHPSGTIDRIDCDAVIYATGFAPASLQRILGDLYTDVVHHDGRPAVSRDYRLVLDPPTAGSLYIQGNTEHTHGLTSSLLSNIAVRSGEILESIDAGRLAPVRAAG; from the coding sequence ATGACCGACAGCGACACGCGAACCACCAACGGACATCAGCCGGTCCTCGACCTCGTCGGCGTCGGATTCGGCCCGTCCAACCTCGCTCTGGCGGTGGCGCTGAACGAGTACAACGAGAACGCCACCCTCCCGATCACGGCCGAGTTCGTCGAGGTCAAGCCGGAATTCGGTTGGCACACCGGTATGTTGCTGCCCGGCACGACGATGCAGATCTCGTTCCTGAAGGATCTCGCGACACAGCGAAACCCGAAGAGCGAGTTCACGTTCCTGAACTACCTCACCGAGCGCGGCAGGCTTACCGAGTTCATCAACTTCAAGACCTTCTTTCCCACTCGTCTCGAATTCCACGACTACCTGGCCTGGGCTGCCGAAAAGGTCGGCGCGACGGTGCGATACGGATCCCGGGTGACCTCGGTACGGGAGGTCGACGGAATCTTCGAGATCGAGGTCACCGGCGGCCGGGAAACTCGGCTGCGCGCCCGCAACGTGGTGATCGCCGGAGGTCTGGAAGCCCAGCTGCCACCCGGAGTCACCAAGTCGGCACGTCAGATCCACAACCACAACTTCCTGCACGACCTCGAATGCCTGCCGAGTCGCGACCACAACCGCTTCGTCGTGGTCGGCGCCGGACAGAGCGCCGCCGAGGTGTGCGCCTATCTGCACGACCAGCCGGACGTGGAGGTGCACGGCGTATTTGCGAAGTACGGGTACAGCCCCGCTGACGACAGCCCCTACGCCAACCGGGTATTCGATCCCGTCGCTGTCGACGACTTCTACTCGGCGGCACCGGGTGTGCGGCGGCAGCTCATCGACTACCACCGCAGCACCAACTACTCGGCGGTGGACCTGCCGCTGATCGAACACCTGTACGCGCGGGAGTACGCCGAACGCGTCGCCGATCGGCGCAGGCTCTTCATGCGGGGCGCGTCCAGCGTCCACGCCACCGAGGAACACGACACCGGGGTGAGTGTCGAAATCGTGCATCACCCCAGCGGCACCATCGACCGGATCGACTGCGACGCGGTCATCTATGCGACCGGCTTCGCCCCTGCCTCGCTCCAGCGGATTCTCGGCGATCTGTACACCGACGTCGTGCACCACGACGGCCGGCCGGCGGTCTCCCGCGACTATCGCCTGGTGCTGGACCCACCCACTGCCGGCTCCCTCTACATCCAGGGCAACACCGAACACACCCACGGGTTGACGTCGTCATTGCTTTCGAACATCGCCGTGCGCAGCGGCGAGATCCTGGAGTCGATCGACGCGGGCAGGCTCGCGCCCGTGCGCGCCGCCGGATGA
- a CDS encoding thioesterase family protein, with translation MQQTAGAAEVAAHFTPDADGFLPTRYAQSHWGEDHLNGPAIVGLVARALETACGSPDFRPARLTVDLFRAARNARTTLDVEVIRDGRRVRSAECVVIQHGQAVAKATLVQYRPSAPPPGRLWRSEQTFPQHPEPDGTVPPFVGSDDVGWTRSPAAHQNASRKRFFNDGIRVVADEDNSPFVRTAMVAEATSLVTNLGTDGVGYINGDLTVALSRLPVDDWIGLQADSHHAADGLAVGTATLFDSQGPFGAGLTTAIANPAAQIDFSTRDFGLGNINYE, from the coding sequence GTGCAGCAAACAGCCGGTGCCGCCGAGGTCGCGGCGCACTTCACCCCTGATGCCGACGGCTTCCTGCCCACGCGCTACGCGCAGAGCCACTGGGGCGAGGACCACCTCAACGGTCCCGCGATCGTCGGGCTGGTGGCCCGCGCGCTCGAGACTGCGTGCGGATCACCGGACTTCCGGCCCGCACGCCTCACGGTCGATCTGTTCCGGGCCGCTCGCAACGCACGCACCACGCTCGACGTCGAGGTCATCCGCGACGGTCGCCGGGTCCGCAGCGCGGAATGCGTGGTGATCCAGCACGGTCAGGCGGTGGCCAAGGCCACCCTGGTGCAGTACCGGCCGTCCGCTCCGCCACCGGGAAGGTTGTGGCGCTCCGAGCAGACGTTCCCGCAGCATCCCGAACCCGACGGCACCGTCCCGCCTTTCGTCGGCAGTGACGACGTCGGCTGGACGCGATCGCCGGCCGCGCACCAGAACGCGTCACGCAAGCGGTTCTTCAACGACGGAATCAGAGTGGTTGCCGACGAGGACAACTCACCGTTTGTGCGGACCGCGATGGTCGCCGAGGCCACCAGCCTGGTGACCAACCTCGGCACCGACGGCGTCGGGTACATCAACGGCGATCTGACGGTGGCGTTGTCCCGATTGCCGGTCGACGACTGGATCGGTCTGCAGGCCGACTCCCATCACGCGGCCGACGGGCTTGCCGTCGGAACCGCGACGCTGTTCGACAGCCAGGGCCCCTTCGGCGCGGGGCTGACGACGGCGATCGCCAATCCGGCCGCGCAGATCGACTTCTCGACCCGCGATTTCGGGCTGGGCAACATCAACTACGAGTAA
- a CDS encoding P1 family peptidase, translated as MIHRVTDDLATHTPDGRPRARGVGVPLDGDPGALNALTDVAGIEVGVTTLIDGDGPLVVGQGPVRTGVTAILPRGRAGIGAPCAAGWYSLNGNGEMTGTTWIDEVGAFTLPVVLSNTHAVGACHTGVVQWAHRVAPRSARQWLLPVCTETWDGYLNDINGGHVRPEHVEAALDAARGGPVPEGSVGGGTGMNCYDFKGGNGTASRLVPFGSRTYTVAAFVQANFGSRAELTIAGHRVGPALLDDNPLDGDWFARDLAAPPGAGSVIAVIATDAPLLPGQCKALARRVPLGLARTGTTGSHFSGDIFLAFSTADVPGLASEFPLGPADDDEIGSIAFLPWGRMDALYTAVVQAVEEAVLNALVVNAEMVGRDGHRTPRLPLDRLAALLGQGT; from the coding sequence ATGATTCATCGTGTGACCGACGATCTCGCCACCCACACCCCCGACGGCCGTCCACGAGCGCGCGGGGTGGGGGTGCCGCTCGACGGCGACCCCGGAGCGTTGAACGCGCTGACCGACGTCGCCGGAATCGAGGTCGGTGTGACCACCCTGATCGACGGCGACGGACCGCTGGTCGTCGGCCAGGGACCGGTCCGCACCGGCGTCACGGCGATCCTGCCGCGGGGACGCGCCGGAATCGGAGCGCCCTGCGCGGCGGGGTGGTACTCGCTCAACGGCAACGGCGAGATGACGGGGACCACCTGGATCGACGAGGTCGGAGCGTTCACCCTGCCGGTGGTGTTGTCGAACACGCATGCCGTCGGCGCCTGCCACACCGGGGTCGTGCAGTGGGCCCACCGCGTCGCGCCCCGGTCGGCCCGGCAGTGGCTGCTCCCTGTGTGCACCGAGACTTGGGACGGCTACCTCAACGACATCAACGGCGGCCACGTGCGCCCCGAGCACGTCGAGGCCGCCCTCGACGCGGCCCGCGGCGGGCCGGTGCCGGAAGGGTCGGTCGGCGGCGGCACCGGGATGAACTGCTATGACTTCAAGGGCGGCAACGGGACCGCGTCGCGGCTGGTGCCCTTCGGATCTCGCACCTACACCGTCGCGGCATTCGTGCAGGCGAACTTCGGGTCCAGGGCCGAACTGACGATCGCGGGTCACCGCGTCGGCCCCGCGCTGCTGGACGACAATCCCCTCGACGGCGACTGGTTCGCCCGCGACCTCGCCGCCCCACCCGGCGCCGGTTCGGTCATCGCGGTGATCGCCACCGACGCGCCGCTGCTGCCCGGTCAGTGCAAGGCGCTGGCGCGCCGGGTGCCGTTGGGTCTGGCGCGCACGGGCACCACCGGCAGTCATTTCTCCGGCGACATCTTCCTCGCGTTCTCCACTGCCGACGTGCCCGGCCTGGCCAGCGAGTTCCCGCTCGGACCGGCGGACGACGACGAGATCGGCTCGATCGCGTTTCTGCCGTGGGGCCGGATGGACGCGCTGTACACCGCGGTCGTGCAGGCCGTCGAGGAGGCGGTGCTCAACGCGCTGGTGGTCAACGCCGAAATGGTGGGGCGCGACGGCCACCGGACGCCGCGGCTGCCTCTCGACCGATTGGCCGCGCTGCTCGGGCAAGGGACATAA
- a CDS encoding MFS transporter has protein sequence MQQTVRRPRLLVIGLSVVVLTVAVLQTAVVPVLGVIAEQLDASTVAVSWAVTANLLAAAAATPLIGRLADLYRKKRVLLGVLAVVLAGSVLAAVTASLPLLILARVLQAASFALYPICIAILREELPPERMVSAMAVLSGMLGFGGGAGLVVVGLLMSGDAGYHRVFVLTTAFTVAVIVIVLTLVPNRPRSSSGSVDWLGAAGLALGLSALLLAITQANSWGWLSARTLTCLGGGVAVLAAWWLWEKRAPRPLVSISMLARRSMLFTNLATIFVGMGLYFAFLGLTQFVQVDRDVAGYGFGASVLEASVIYLLPGAVTGFVIALISGRFIDRYGARPVLVIAALVGIAGFLLIAFVHSEPWQVIIANILANAYISLGYGALPALVVGDSEACETGVATGMNAIARTVGSSTAAALVAVLLARTTAAGAPMESSFTIIFLAGAGTAVLAMVLIAVSRPRARAVESDEARYESRAMNHEWG, from the coding sequence GTGCAGCAGACGGTCCGACGGCCGCGTCTGCTGGTGATCGGGCTCAGCGTGGTCGTGCTGACGGTCGCGGTGCTGCAGACCGCGGTCGTGCCGGTGCTCGGCGTGATCGCCGAACAACTGGACGCGTCTACCGTCGCGGTCAGTTGGGCGGTGACAGCCAACCTGCTCGCCGCCGCGGCAGCCACCCCGCTGATCGGCCGCCTTGCCGACCTTTACCGCAAGAAACGGGTGCTGTTGGGGGTGCTCGCGGTGGTCCTGGCCGGTTCGGTGCTGGCCGCGGTCACCGCGTCGCTGCCGCTGCTGATCCTCGCCCGGGTCCTTCAGGCCGCGTCGTTCGCGCTGTACCCGATCTGCATCGCGATCCTGCGCGAGGAACTGCCGCCTGAGCGGATGGTGTCGGCGATGGCGGTGCTGTCGGGCATGTTGGGCTTCGGCGGCGGTGCGGGGCTGGTGGTGGTCGGGCTGCTGATGAGCGGTGACGCCGGCTATCACCGGGTGTTCGTACTCACCACCGCGTTCACCGTCGCCGTCATCGTGATCGTGCTGACCCTGGTGCCGAACCGGCCCCGCAGCTCGTCGGGGTCCGTCGACTGGCTCGGCGCGGCAGGACTGGCGCTCGGGCTCTCGGCGCTGCTGTTGGCGATCACGCAGGCGAACTCCTGGGGGTGGCTCTCGGCACGCACCCTGACATGTCTGGGCGGCGGCGTCGCGGTGCTCGCCGCCTGGTGGCTCTGGGAGAAGCGGGCACCGCGCCCGCTGGTATCGATTTCGATGCTGGCGCGCCGGTCGATGCTGTTCACCAACCTGGCCACCATCTTCGTCGGGATGGGCCTGTACTTCGCGTTCCTTGGGCTGACTCAGTTCGTCCAGGTCGACCGCGACGTCGCGGGCTACGGCTTCGGGGCGTCGGTGCTCGAGGCCAGCGTGATCTATCTGCTGCCCGGTGCGGTGACGGGGTTTGTCATCGCGCTGATCAGCGGCCGGTTCATCGACAGGTACGGCGCCCGCCCCGTCCTCGTGATCGCCGCGCTGGTCGGCATCGCCGGCTTCCTACTCATCGCGTTCGTGCACTCGGAGCCGTGGCAGGTGATCATCGCCAACATCCTGGCCAACGCGTACATCAGCCTCGGCTACGGCGCCCTGCCCGCACTGGTGGTCGGCGACAGCGAAGCCTGCGAAACCGGCGTCGCCACCGGGATGAACGCGATCGCCCGCACCGTCGGGAGCTCGACCGCCGCGGCGTTGGTGGCCGTACTGCTGGCGCGCACCACGGCCGCAGGCGCGCCGATGGAAAGCAGCTTCACCATCATCTTTCTCGCCGGCGCGGGCACGGCCGTGCTCGCGATGGTGCTGATCGCGGTGTCACGGCCCCGCGCACGTGCGGTGGAATCGGACGAGGCGCGCTACGAATCGCGCGCGATGAACCACGAGTGGGGCTGA
- a CDS encoding type II toxin-antitoxin system Rv0910 family toxin: MASVDVSVTSDLSPESAWELASDLKRFDEWLTIFGGWKSDVPAEIGVDTQVSSLIKVKGFRNVIHWRVTQYDEPKEIELVGKGRGGVCISLSMRVEPRGDDGSSFGVVADLSGGLLSTPVGNVVARVIKGDVDRSVRNLASLR, encoded by the coding sequence ATGGCGAGTGTCGATGTTTCCGTGACGTCCGATCTGAGCCCCGAGAGTGCGTGGGAGCTGGCTTCCGATCTGAAGCGCTTCGACGAATGGCTGACGATCTTCGGCGGGTGGAAGAGCGACGTGCCCGCGGAGATCGGTGTCGACACCCAGGTGTCCTCGCTGATCAAGGTCAAAGGATTCCGCAACGTGATCCACTGGCGGGTCACGCAGTACGACGAGCCCAAGGAGATCGAGCTCGTCGGCAAGGGCCGCGGTGGGGTCTGCATCTCGCTGTCGATGCGGGTCGAGCCGCGCGGCGACGACGGATCGTCGTTCGGGGTGGTCGCCGACCTGTCCGGCGGATTGCTGTCGACGCCCGTCGGCAACGTCGTCGCACGGGTGATCAAGGGCGACGTGGACCGCTCGGTGCGCAACCTCGCGTCCCTACGCTAG
- a CDS encoding ABC transporter ATP-binding protein, translating to MTRSHTATSQGIGHDAGRTKGGPVIEIDHVTKRFGDYVAVADADFSIASGEFFSMLGPSGCGKTTTLRMIAGFETPTEGAIRLEGADVSKTPPNKRNVNTVFQHYALFPHMSVWDNVAYGPRSKKLDKGETRKRVDELLEIVRLSDFAERRPAQLSGGQQQRVALARALVNYPSALLLDEPLGALDLKLRHVMQFELKRIQREIGITFIYVTHDQEEALTMSDRIAVMNAGNVEQIGTPTEIYDRPSTVFVASFIGQANLWSGRQTGRANRDFVEIDVLGSTLKARPGETAIEPGGHATLMVRPERVRVTMDAPTGDVAAVRAKVSDLTFQGPVVRLSLVAPDESTVIAHVGPEQNLPLLRPGDEVYVSWTPDASLVLPGADIPTTEDLEEMLDDS from the coding sequence CTGACCCGCTCACACACGGCCACGAGCCAGGGGATCGGACACGACGCCGGGCGCACCAAGGGCGGGCCGGTCATCGAGATCGACCACGTCACGAAGCGCTTCGGGGATTACGTCGCAGTCGCCGACGCCGACTTCTCGATCGCCTCCGGCGAGTTCTTCTCGATGCTCGGACCCTCCGGATGCGGCAAGACCACCACGCTGCGCATGATCGCCGGATTCGAGACTCCGACCGAAGGAGCCATCCGTCTCGAAGGCGCCGACGTGTCGAAGACGCCCCCGAACAAGCGCAACGTCAACACCGTCTTCCAGCACTACGCGCTGTTCCCGCACATGTCGGTATGGGACAACGTCGCCTACGGGCCGCGCAGCAAGAAGCTTGACAAGGGCGAGACCCGCAAACGCGTCGACGAACTCCTCGAGATCGTGCGGTTGTCGGACTTCGCCGAGCGCAGGCCCGCGCAGCTCTCCGGCGGTCAGCAGCAGCGCGTCGCGCTGGCCCGGGCCCTGGTGAACTACCCCAGCGCCCTGCTGCTCGACGAACCGCTGGGCGCACTGGATCTGAAGCTGCGCCATGTCATGCAGTTCGAGCTCAAGCGCATCCAGCGCGAGATCGGCATCACGTTCATCTACGTGACCCACGATCAGGAGGAGGCGCTGACGATGAGTGACCGCATCGCGGTCATGAACGCCGGCAATGTCGAGCAGATCGGCACTCCGACCGAGATCTACGACCGTCCCTCGACGGTTTTCGTCGCGAGCTTCATCGGCCAGGCCAACCTGTGGTCGGGCCGCCAGACCGGGCGGGCCAACCGGGACTTCGTCGAGATCGACGTCCTAGGTTCCACCCTCAAGGCGCGCCCCGGCGAGACCGCGATCGAACCCGGCGGGCACGCCACGCTGATGGTGCGCCCCGAGCGCGTCCGCGTCACCATGGACGCCCCGACCGGTGACGTCGCGGCGGTACGCGCCAAGGTCTCCGATCTGACGTTCCAGGGGCCGGTGGTCCGGCTGTCCCTGGTGGCACCGGACGAGTCGACCGTGATCGCGCACGTCGGCCCCGAACAGAACCTGCCGCTGCTGCGTCCCGGCGACGAGGTGTACGTCAGCTGGACCCCCGACGCATCACTGGTCCTGCCCGGCGCAGACATTCCGACCACAGAGGATCTCGAGGAGATGCTCGACGACTCGTAA
- a CDS encoding polyamine ABC transporter substrate-binding protein gives MSPEIDPALLARMTASRTSRRRFIGGSAAAAAGLTLGASFLAACGSSDSGSSSSTEEGGPASGTLRISNWPLYMADGFVAAFQTASGITVDYKEDYNDNEQWFAKVKEPLSRKQDIGADLVVPTEFMAIRLHQLGWLNDISDEGVPNKKNLRPDLMDSSVDPGRKYSAPYMSGLVGLAYNRAATGRDITSINDLWDPAFKGRVSLFTDTQDGLGMIMLSQGNSPENPSTETVQQAIDLVREQNDRGQIRRFTGNDYADDLAAGNIAIAQAYSGDVVQLQADNPDLQFIVPDSGGTTFLDTMVLPYTTQNQKAAEAWIDYVYDRANYAKLVAYTQFVPVLSEMTEELEKVDPEAAGNPLINPPVEVLNRCKSWAALTDEQTQEFNTAYAAVTGG, from the coding sequence ATGTCTCCCGAAATCGACCCCGCCCTGCTCGCCCGGATGACCGCCAGCCGCACCTCGCGTCGGCGCTTCATCGGCGGAAGCGCCGCTGCCGCTGCAGGTTTGACCCTCGGCGCGTCCTTCCTCGCAGCCTGCGGATCGTCGGACTCCGGAAGTTCGAGCAGCACCGAAGAGGGCGGCCCCGCCAGCGGCACCCTGCGGATCTCGAACTGGCCGCTGTACATGGCCGACGGTTTCGTCGCCGCGTTCCAGACCGCGTCGGGCATCACGGTCGATTACAAAGAGGACTACAACGACAACGAGCAGTGGTTCGCCAAGGTCAAGGAACCGCTGTCGCGCAAGCAGGACATCGGTGCCGACCTGGTGGTGCCGACGGAGTTCATGGCCATCCGGTTACACCAGCTCGGCTGGCTCAACGACATCAGCGACGAGGGTGTGCCGAACAAGAAGAACCTGCGGCCCGACCTGATGGACAGCAGCGTCGACCCGGGCCGCAAGTACAGCGCGCCGTACATGTCCGGGCTCGTCGGCCTGGCCTACAACCGTGCCGCCACCGGCCGTGACATCACGAGCATCAACGATCTGTGGGATCCGGCGTTCAAGGGCCGCGTCAGCCTGTTCACCGATACGCAGGACGGCCTCGGCATGATCATGCTGTCCCAGGGCAATTCTCCGGAGAACCCGAGCACCGAAACCGTGCAGCAGGCCATCGATCTGGTCCGCGAGCAGAACGATCGCGGCCAGATCCGCCGGTTCACCGGCAACGACTACGCCGACGATCTCGCCGCGGGCAACATCGCCATCGCGCAGGCGTATTCGGGTGACGTCGTGCAGCTGCAGGCCGACAACCCGGATCTGCAGTTCATCGTGCCGGATTCGGGCGGCACCACCTTCCTCGACACCATGGTGCTGCCGTACACCACGCAGAACCAGAAGGCCGCCGAGGCCTGGATCGACTACGTCTACGACCGCGCCAACTACGCGAAGCTGGTCGCCTACACCCAGTTCGTGCCGGTGCTGTCGGAGATGACCGAAGAGCTGGAGAAGGTCGATCCCGAGGCCGCCGGCAACCCGCTGATCAACCCGCCGGTCGAGGTGCTGAATCGCTGCAAGAGCTGGGCCGCGCTGACCGACGAGCAGACGCAGGAATTCAACACCGCGTACGCGGCCGTGACCGGCGGCTGA
- a CDS encoding ABC transporter permease, whose amino-acid sequence MAGVASSSRQRSKVAPYLMVLPALVYLAIFFVVPFFSLARTSLSETGGSVFMPTLTFAWDFGNYVDAFSLYRDQILRSFGYAFVATVLCLLLAFPLAYVIAFKAGRFKNLILGLVILPFFVTFLIRTIAWKTILADEGWVVQALGTIGLLPEEGRLLSTSWAVIGGLTYNWIIFMILPLYVSLEKIDPRLLEASKDLYSSTTRAFRKVILPLSMPGVLAGSMLVFIPAVGDFINADYLGSTQTTMIGNVIQKQFLVVKDYPAAAALSLGLMLTILVGVLMYTRALGTEDLV is encoded by the coding sequence ATGGCAGGTGTTGCCTCCAGCAGCCGTCAGCGGAGCAAAGTCGCTCCGTATCTGATGGTTCTGCCGGCACTGGTATACCTCGCGATCTTCTTCGTGGTTCCGTTCTTCTCGCTGGCGCGGACGTCGTTGTCGGAGACCGGCGGCTCGGTGTTCATGCCGACGCTGACGTTCGCCTGGGACTTCGGCAACTACGTCGACGCGTTCTCGCTGTACCGCGACCAGATCCTGCGGTCGTTCGGTTATGCGTTCGTCGCGACGGTGCTGTGCCTTCTGTTGGCGTTCCCGCTGGCCTACGTCATCGCATTCAAGGCGGGCCGGTTCAAGAACCTGATCCTCGGCCTGGTGATTCTGCCGTTCTTCGTCACGTTCCTGATCCGCACGATCGCGTGGAAGACGATCCTGGCCGACGAGGGCTGGGTGGTGCAGGCGCTGGGCACCATCGGTCTGCTGCCCGAGGAAGGCCGGCTGCTGTCGACGAGCTGGGCCGTGATCGGCGGGCTGACCTACAACTGGATCATCTTCATGATCCTGCCGCTCTATGTCAGCCTGGAAAAGATCGATCCGCGACTGCTCGAGGCGTCGAAGGACCTGTACTCGTCGACGACGAGGGCCTTCCGCAAGGTCATCCTGCCGTTGTCGATGCCGGGTGTGCTGGCCGGCAGCATGCTGGTGTTCATCCCCGCCGTCGGTGACTTCATCAACGCCGACTATCTGGGCAGTACCCAGACGACGATGATCGGCAACGTCATCCAGAAACAGTTCCTGGTGGTCAAGGACTATCCCGCGGCGGCCGCGCTGAGCCTCGGGCTGATGCTGACCATCCTGGTCGGGGTGCTGATGTACACCAGGGCGCTCGGTACGGAGGACCTGGTATGA
- a CDS encoding ABC transporter permease, which yields MTTQAGAAIATAAQQDPAPKKVRIGPNWGDLLLRAAAGLVLLYLFLPIFVIVLFSFNDPKGKFNYSWQGFTLDNWLDPFKYPALTSALKLSLNVAAVSTAVAVVLGTLVAIALVRQRWRGQRAVDTFLILPLTAPEVVMGAALLTLFLDFNTAAGYTTIVLSHIAFEVSFIAMTVRARVRGFDWTLEDASLDLGASPTRTFFKVTLPLIVPGIVAAAMLSFALSLDDFIITYFVSGSEVTYPLYVNAAVKAAVPPQINVLATAILVVSLVLLAAGTLYRRKRIDA from the coding sequence ATGACGACACAGGCCGGCGCCGCGATCGCCACCGCGGCGCAGCAGGATCCGGCGCCGAAAAAGGTTCGGATCGGGCCCAATTGGGGCGACCTGTTGTTGCGGGCCGCCGCGGGACTGGTACTGCTGTACCTGTTCCTGCCGATCTTCGTGATCGTGTTGTTCTCGTTCAACGACCCCAAGGGCAAGTTCAACTACAGCTGGCAGGGATTCACGCTCGACAACTGGCTGGACCCGTTCAAGTACCCCGCGCTGACGTCGGCACTGAAGCTCAGCCTGAATGTGGCCGCGGTGTCGACGGCGGTGGCGGTGGTGCTGGGCACCCTCGTCGCGATCGCGCTGGTGCGGCAGCGCTGGCGCGGTCAACGCGCGGTCGACACATTCCTGATCCTGCCCCTGACCGCACCCGAGGTGGTCATGGGCGCGGCACTGCTGACGTTGTTCCTCGACTTCAACACCGCCGCCGGGTACACGACGATCGTGTTGTCGCACATCGCATTCGAGGTCAGCTTCATCGCGATGACGGTGCGGGCGCGGGTCCGCGGCTTCGACTGGACGCTGGAGGATGCGTCGCTGGATCTGGGCGCAAGCCCGACGCGGACGTTCTTCAAGGTGACCCTGCCGCTGATCGTTCCGGGCATCGTCGCAGCAGCGATGTTGTCCTTCGCGCTGTCGCTGGACGACTTCATCATCACCTACTTCGTCAGCGGTTCCGAGGTCACCTACCCGCTCTACGTCAATGCGGCGGTCAAGGCCGCTGTACCACCGCAGATCAACGTGTTGGCCACCGCGATCCTGGTGGTGAGCCTCGTGCTGCTCGCCGCGGGAACGCTGTACCGCCGCAAGAGGATCGACGCCTGA
- a CDS encoding nitroreductase/quinone reductase family protein, with the protein MAKGIFNSPVVGVVNSGAARLLDAPIVGPLVRRRIVVIRYTGRRTGQVFETPVNYQRSGNRIVIRVLAPDNKTWWRNFTGDGAPLTLRNFDGADRTGHAVAHRDEQGRVTVIVTL; encoded by the coding sequence ATGGCCAAAGGAATCTTCAACTCGCCCGTGGTCGGCGTGGTCAACTCGGGCGCCGCGCGGCTGCTGGATGCGCCCATCGTCGGGCCGCTGGTGCGCCGCCGCATCGTCGTCATCCGCTACACCGGCCGACGTACCGGGCAGGTGTTCGAGACACCGGTGAACTACCAGCGCTCGGGCAACCGCATCGTCATCCGGGTGCTCGCTCCGGACAACAAGACCTGGTGGCGCAACTTCACCGGCGACGGCGCACCGCTGACGTTGCGCAACTTCGACGGAGCCGACCGCACCGGCCACGCCGTCGCCCACCGTGACGAGCAGGGCCGCGTCACGGTCATCGTCACGCTGTAG